The DNA region CTGGGCTTCCGCGACTACTGGTACCCGACCGTCTGGGCGCACCAGGTGCGGGACAAGCCGGTGCCGATCACCCTGGCCGGCGAGCGCGTCGTGCTGATCCGCGACGGTGACAAGGTGCGCGGGATGCACGACCGCTGCCCGCACCGCGGTGTGCCCCTGTCGCTGGGCCGCAAGGAGTTCCCCGGGACGATCAGCTGCGCGTACCACGGCTGGACCTTCGGTCTGGAGACCGGCGAGCTCAAGGCCGTCATCACCGACGGGCCCGACAGCCCCATCTGCGGCAAGATCTCGGTGGCCACCTACCCCGTCGAAGAGCGCCTGGGCATGTTGTGGGTCTACATCGGCGACGTGCCCGCCGGTGAGCAGCCGCCGCCGGTCGAGCGGGACATCCCGGCCGAGCTGACCGAGAACACGCTGGTGCTCGGCGGGCGGACGGGCGTACGCCGGGGCAACTGGCGGTTCGGTACCGAGAACGGCTTCGACGAGGGCCACGCCAAGTACCTCCACAACACCGCGCTGTGGCGCCTGTTCAAGGTCATGCCGACCTGGAACAAGACGCGCATCGTCGAGAAGGACGGCTGGCTGGTCCGCGTACAGGACGAACTGCACTACGACGCGGAGTTCCCCGGCGTCGGCACCTTCACCAACAAGCGCTGGTGGAAGCGGGTGCCCCTGCCCGACCACCCGGACAAGAACGGCGACGCCAACCCGGTGATCTCCGCCATGGACATCCCGGGGTTCGTCTCGGTCCGGATGCCCGGACTGCTGCGGGTGGCCTACCCGAAGTTCATCCACTACGAGTGGTACGTCCCCGTCGACGCGGAGCACGTGCGCTACGTGCAGCTGATGGTGCGCTTCGAGACCGGCGCCACCGCGCTGGCGTTCAAGGCGAAGTACCTGGCCGCCTTCCGGTGGCTGTTCCACGGCCAGTTCACCCGCCAGGACGCCTGGATGGTCGACGTGACGGACGCGCCGCCGGAGCGGCTGTACCGGCCCGACCTGTCGATCAACGCCTGGCGCAGGCACGTCGAACAGGTGGCACCGGTCGTCCAGCCCACCGAACGCCGTGTCGGTCACTGAGCCCGTCACCGGGCCGGCCCACGGATGGGCCGGAGCCGCGGACGGCCCGGTCACCGTGGTCCTCCACGGCGGTGGTCCGGGGTGCCACTCCACCTCGGACTTCGCCACGGTCATGGCACTGCGGCCCGGACGCCGCTGGCTCTGGGTCGACCTGCCCGGTCACGGCGGTTCCGCGGCCGGTGCCCCGACGCCGTCGGCTCCGGTCACGGCGGCGGCCCGCGCCCTCGCCGGACTGCTGGAGCGGGTCGGGCCCGAGCGGGTCGACGTCCTGGCCCAGTCCCTCGGCGGGACGGTCGCGCTGCGGCTCGCGGCGGACCGGCCCGAGCGGATCGGCCGGATCGTCCTCGTCGGCAGCCAGCCGACCCCGGCCCCCGGCGGGGCCGGACCGCTGCGCACGGACCCCGGGCTCGCCGCCCGGGTCAGGGCCGAGTACTACGGCGGCGACGGCCCCAGCCCGGCCAAGACCCGGGCGCTCCTGGCCGAGCTGGAGTGGTACGACGCCACCCGCATCCCGGAGTCGCTGGTGCGGGCCCGGTTCCGGGCCGCCACCACCGGCGACGCCCTGGCGACCGCCTTCGCCCCGGCCGCCCGCGAGGACCTGGGCCAGGTCCTCGGCGCGGTCACCGCACCCACCCTGGTCCTGTGGGGCCGTCACGACCCGTTCGCGGGACCGGACTACGCGGCGGCCCTGGCCGACGCACTGCCCCACGGCGACCTGGCCGTCCTCGGCCGAACCGCCCACCACCCCCAGGCCGAGCGCCCCGCCACCGTCGCCGCGCTCGCCGACGCGTTCCTCACCGACAGGAGTTGACCCATGTCCTCTCGTACCGCGGTCCTGCTCACCCTCGCCACCGTCGCTACGGCCGTGGCCGTCCGGCGCACCGGTCTGCTGGTCCGGATGGGACGCGCGACCACCGTGCGGAGCGTCCGCCCGGGTGCGCGATGAGCCCGCTGGACCGACGCCGGCGCGACTGGGTCGCGTCCGCCTGGCAGCTGATCGAGCCCGCGCGGCTCACCGAACTCGTGGTGGGCATGGTCGACATCCCCAGCCCGACCGGCGAGGAGGCGGAGCTGGCGGCCTGGCTGACCACCACCCTCGACCAGGCCGGGCTCGACGCCACGTACCAGCCGATCGACGACCGGCAGGCCAACGCCGTCGCCCGGCTGCGCGGCGACGGCACCGGCGAGGACCTGCTGCTCTACGCCCCGATCGACACCCTCACCGTCGGTGACGCGGACGAGGACGTGCCCTGGGTCGGGCCCGCGCTGCGGGCGGACATGCGGCCGCACGCCCAGGTCCACGGCGACCATGTGGTCGGTCTCGGGGCCGGCAACCCCAAGGGGCACGGCGCGGCGGTCATCGCCGCGGCGGAGGCGATCGCCCGCGCCGGGATCCCGCTGCGCGGCGATCTCGTCGTCGGCCTCGGAGCCGGCGGGATGCCGACCAACGGCCGCCTCACCCGTGGCCTGACGCGGCGTAACGCGGGCCAGGGGGCCGGCTGCTCGTTCCTGCTGGAACAGGGGTGGTGGGCCGACCACGCGCTGATCGCCAAACCGGGCTGGGCCGTCGCCTGGGAGGAGGTGGGGCTGTGCTGGTTCGAGGTCCGGGTGCGCGGCACCTACACCTACGTCGGCAGCAGACACCGGATGCCCTACCGCAACGCCGTCGACCAGGCGGCCACGGTCATCGGCGCCCTGGAACGCTGGTTCCCCGAGTACACCGCCCGGCACACGGACGGGCTGGTGGCCCCCCAGGGCATCGTGTCCTCCGTGGAGGGCGGCTGGCCGCGGATGGCGGCCGTGACCCCGGCCCTGTGCCGGATCATGGTCGATCTGCGCACCAGCCCGCGCTCGACACCCGCCGACGTGCGCCGCGAGTTCGCCGCCGCCGTCGACGCGATCACCGCCGCCCACCCGGAGATCGAGCTCGACTGGGACATGGTGCTCGCCGTCCCCGGCACCGAGACCCCCCAGGACGCCCCGGTCGTCGCCGCGGCCAAGGACGCCTGGGAGGAGATCGCCGGCCGCCCGCACGAGCCCATCACCGCCAACAGCGGTGCCACCGACGCCAACATCCTGCGTTCCCGCGGACTGCCGACCGCCCGGATCGGCATGGACCGGATCGGCCCGGACGCACCACTGCCGCTGGACTTCCCCTCCGGGATGAACGTCGTCGACATCCGGGAGGCCGTCCGGCTGACCCGGGCCATCGTGCACACCGCCGTCGCGCTGTGCACCGGGCAACGGAGTGATACATGAGCGAGCTCACCGGGTCGCCGTCCGGCACGGCGCCCCCGCGCACACGGCCGATCCGAACCGGAGAGGAGGAGTCATGAGCCGGCTGGTCCTCGGGGTCGGGGCCTCGCACAGCACCCTCATGAACACCCACTGGGCCGAGGTCGACCATCTGCCCGCGGCACACCGGTTCCGTGACGGGCTGGCCGAGGCGCGCGAGGCCCTGGCCGCCGCCCGCCCGGACGCCGTGGTGGTGATCGGGTCCAACCACTTCCGCGGCATGTTCCTCGACCTGATGCCCGCCTTCACGGTCGGCGTCGGTGAGGTGAACGGCGCCGGGGAGGCGAACACACCCGGCGGCCCGCTGCCGGTCGACACCGACCTGGCGCGCCGCCTCGTCGACGGACTGGTCGAGGACGAGTTCGACCCGGCGTTCTCGCTGCGGCTCACCGTCGACCACGGCATCACCCACTCGTTGCAGCACCTGCTGCCCGCCCTCGACGTACCGGTCGTCCCGGTCGTGATCAACATGTTCGCGCCGCCGCTGCCGTCGATGCGCCGCTGCCACCGGCTGGGTACGTCCCTGCGGGCGGCCGTCGAGGGCGACGGCCTGGACAAGCGGGTCGCGGTGATCGCCTCCGGCGGGCTGTCGCACCGGCTGCCGTGGCCCAAGTGGTTCGCCGCCCTCTCGGACGACGACCGGTTCCTGGTCGAGGCCTGGCTCAACGGCCGCACCTCCTGGAGCGAGTACGAGGTGCGCCGCCGGCAGATCATCCGGGCCGCGGCACCCGACATCAACGAGGAGTTCGACGAGCGGTTCCTGCACCTGCTCGCCACGGGTGACCTCGCGCCCGTCCTGGACATGACCGACGAACAGATCGACCGGCAGGCGGGCAACGGGGCCCAGGAGCTGCGCGCCTGGATCGCGATGGCCGGGGCGCTCGCCTCCCCCGAGGGTCCGGCGACCGGCCGCACCCTCGCCTACGGGGCCGTTCCGGACTGGCTGACCGGCATGGGCGTCAGCCTGCTCACACCCACATCGAAGGAGACCTCCTCATGACCATCTGGACCGAACTGGCGGGCACCGGCTTCGAACTGTCCTACGCGCCGGTGAACGGGGCACGCACCCGCGTGCTGCGCGCCGGCGCCGGCGAGCCCCTCGTCATGCTGCACGGCACCAGCGGCCACCTGGAAGCGTTCGTGCGCAACATCCCCACGCTGGCCGAGCACTTCGAGGTGCACGCGCTGGACATGCTGGGGCACGGCTACACCGACAACCCCGGCGGTGACCTGCGTATCCCGCGTTACGTGCGGCACGTCCTCGACTACCTCGACAGCCGGGGCATCCAGCGGGCGCACTTCATCGGCGAGTCCCTCGGCGGATGGGTGTCCGGCCGGCTGGCCGCCGACCACCCCGAGCGCGTCGGACGGATGGTGCTCGTCGCCCCCGGCGGCACGGTGGCCGACCCCGAGGTGATGGACCGCATCCGCACCAGCACGAAGGCCGCGGTCACCAACGACGACCGGGAGCTCACCCGGCGGCGTCTGGAACTGCTGATGCACGACCCGGTGAACGTGTCCGAGGAGCTGGTCGACGTCCGGCACGCCATCTACCACCGGCCCGAGTTCGTCGCCGGGATCGACGAGCTGCTGTGCCTGCAGAAGATGGAGAACCGGGTCGAGGACCTGCTCTCCCCCGAGCAGATGGCCCGCGTCGCGGCGCCCACCCAGATCGTCTGGGGTGCGCAGAACCCCTTCGGCGACGTACCCGAGGCACACCGGATGAAGGAGTCGATCCCGGGCTCGGCGCTGGAGATCTTCCCGGAGTGCGGCCACTGGCCCCAGCACGAGCACGCGGACCGGTTCAACAAGCTCGCGCTCGAGTTCCTCGCATGAGGATCGGCCTGCGCGTCCCCCCGTGCGCGCCGGTGGGGCGGATCGCGGAGACGGCGCGCGAGGCGGAGCGGGCCGGTTTCGACGAGGTCTGGTTCCCCGACTCACAGCTGCTGTGGCGTGACGTGTTCGCCGTGCTCACCGCCGCGGCCGCCGCCACCTCGCGGATCACGCTGGGCACCGCGGTGACCAACCTCGTGACCCGGCATCCGGCCGTCGTCGCCTCGGCGGCCCGCACGGTCGCCGAGGCGGCGCCGGGCAGGTTCCTGCTCGGGGTCGGGGTGGGCGACAGCTCCGTGGCCCCGATCGGGCTGCGCCCGTCCACCGGGGCCGAGCTCCGCGACCGGCTCGGCGTCGTACGGGACCTGCTCGCCGGCCGCGCGGTGGACTTCGACGGGGTGACCTCGCGGCTGCGGGACCCGGTGGACGTGCCGGTGTACCTCGCGGCCAGCGGTCCGCGCAACCTCCGCCTGGCCGGTGAGCTCGCGGACGGGGCGATCCTGCTGTCCGGGGTGTCCCCCGCCCCGCTGGCGGCCGCCACCGCCAAGGTCCAGGAGGGCGCGGCCGCCGCCGGCCGCGCCCGGGTCCCGATGACCGTCTCCGCGTTCTGCCGCGTCACCGACGACGTGGAGCGCGCCGCCCGCGAGCTCAAACCGGTCTGCGCCCGGATCGCCCAGAACGGCGGCGCGGGCTTCCTGGCTCTCGCCGGGGTACGGGTCGACGTGCCGGAGCGGCTGCCCGGCGTCTACCCGGACCTGGTGCACGCCGAGGACTGGGCGGCGGCCGTCAAGGTGTGCGACCCGTACGTGAGCGACGAGGCGGCCACCGCCTTCGCCCGGGAGTTCTGCCTCTACGGCACCCCGTCCGAGATCGTCGAACGGCTCGCGGGGGTGGGCGAAGCCGGTGCCGACGCCGTCTTCCTCCAGCACGTCGGGTCCTACGACCTGCCCCACGCGCTGCTCGCCGACGTCGCCGGCCGGGTGATGCCGCTGATGCCCCGCACGGACGGTGGCCGGTGACCGTACTCACCGAGATCGCGGCCCGCTCCCGGGACGCCGGGGCCGGGGCGGACCCGGCCGCGCTCGCCACCGCCGGCCGGCATGTACTCGACACGATGGCCTGCGTGCTCTCCGGCACGACCCACCCGCTGGCCGCACGCTGGCTCCCGCTGCTGCCGGCGGGGCCACCGGACGGCCCGGCGGCCGTCGGCACGTCCATGCCCCGGGGCTTCACGACGGCCGTCGAGATCGAGGCGACCCTCGCGCACCTCGACGAGTTCGACCCGCTGCACGGCCCCTCCGCGGTCGCCCCCGGAGCCGTCGTGGTGCCGGCCGCGCTCCTGGTGGGCGCCGACCTGCACGCCTCCGGTGAGCAGGTGGCGCGCGCCGTCGTCGCCGGATACGAGGCCGTCGTCGAGGCCGCGCTGCGGTTCGGCGGTCCCGCCCTGTACGCGGCCGGCTGGTGGCCCACCGCCCTGTTCGGCGCGCTTGGCTCCGCCGCCGCGACCGCGTCGCTGCTCGGCCTCGACGCACCGGCCACGGGCACCGCCCTCGCCCTGGCCGCCTCGACCCTCGGCGGGCTGCTGAGCTCCGACCACCTCGGTGACGCGCACTACCTGCTCTGCGGCCGTGCCGCCGCCCACGGAACCTGGTCGGCGCGGGCCGCCCACGCCGGGCTCACCGCGAGCACCTCCCTGCTGGACGGCCCGGCCACCGCCGCGCTCGGCCGCCCGCCGGCACCGCCCTCCCCGGCCGGGGAGCCCCATATCGGCGCGACGGCGCTGAAGACCTGGCCCTGCGCCCGCCCCCTGCACACCGCGCTCGCCGCGCTGGAGGACCTCGCCGCCGACGGCGTACGGCCAGCCCCGGGCGACACCGTCGAGATCGCCCTGCCCTCGGCGGCGCTCCACTTCGTCACGGACCGGCCGGAACCCGCCGACCCTACGGAGGCGGCCGCCAGCGCCGCGGTGGCCGTGGCGGGCGCCGTCGCCGGACGGGCGCGTGATCCTCTCTGGTACCGGGAGGCCGGCTCAGGGGGCTTCACGCTGCCGGACATCACGGTCCGGCTCCGCGCCGACCCCGGACTGGACGCGCTGTTCCCCGCCCGCTGGGGCGCCGAGGTCACCGTGCGGTCGGACGGCGTGGCGGCCCGTCGGCGGAGACTCGTCGCGCCCGGCGACCCGGACCTCCCGCTCACCGACGAGGAGCTGATCGCCAAGGCCACCGCGCTCATCGCGCTCCCCGGTGCCGCACCGGTGATTCCGCGCCTGCTCCGTCTCGCCGACGAGCCGGATCTCGCGCCGGTGCGCGCCGCGCTCCGGGGCGTCCCACCCGTTCCCGCCGGCGTCCCACCCGTTCCCGCCGGCGTCCCACCCGTTCACGACCGGCCCCCGCCACCGGGCTGAGTACGGCCGGTCTCCGGAGAACGGCCGCACCCGGGCCCCCACGGTCAGATGCCCCCGCGCAGGACCCGGGACAGGCCCAGGGCCGCCGTCCGTACGGCGGGAGCGAGCCGGGCGGGGTGGAAACGCTCGCGCGGGACCGCCACCGAGAGCGCGGCCACGGCGGTGCCCCCGGCGAACACCGGGGCCGCGATGCAGCTCACGTCCGGTGCGGCCTCCTGCTCCTCGTAGGCCTGGCCCGACACCTGGATCTTCTCCAGCGCCGTGCGCAGCCGCGCCGGGTCGGTGATCGAGTGGGGGGTGAGGCTCGGCAGCGGCCGGGACAGCACCTCCTCGGTCAGCTCGGTGCCGGAGAAGGCGAGCAGGGCCTTGCCCACACCGGTACACGTCAGCGGCAGACTGGCGCCGATCCGCGACGGCAGCTGCAAGGCGTCGTGTCCGTGGATGCGCTCGAGGTAGACCACCTCCATGCCCTCACGGACCCCCAGGTGGACCGTCTCGCGGGTGGCCTCGAAGAGGTCCTGCAAAAAGGGCAGGGCCGCCTCGCGGAGATCGCGCCGCCGCGGCACCAGCGCGCCGAGTTCGAACAGCTTCCCCCCGAGCCGGTAGTGGGTGCCCGAGCGCTCCAGCCAGCCCAGCCGCAGCAGCTCCGTCACCAGCCGGTGCACCGTCGGCTTGGCCAGTCCCGTACGCGTCGAGATTTCCGTCAGGCGGTACGGGCCTCCGGTCGGGCGGAAGCATTCGAGGATGGAGGCCACCTTTTCCAGCATGTTGCCGGCAGATTCGTTCCGTGTCACGGAACGAAGCTTGTCCCATGGTCGGCGCCCCGTCTATACCAGGAGGCACCGACGCCGCCGCGGAAACGTCCCGGCCGCCTCGCCCCTCGCCCCTCTCACCCACTCGTCCCTCATCGGGAGGTAACCCGTGCCGACCGTCCCCGACCGCCTCCACCCGGACGCCGTCCCCCCGGCCGTGGTCCAGGCGGCCGACGCACTGGCGGAAGCCGCCCGCACCGCGACCGCCTGCCCGCCGGTGCGCTCGCTCTTCGACGACGGCGACGTCGAGACCGCGTACGCCGTACAGCGGCTGAACGTCCAGCGCGGGGTGGCCACCGGCCGTCGCGTCGTCGGCCGCAAGATCGGCCTGACCTCCCCCGCCGTGCAACGCCAACTCGGCGTCGATCAACCGGACTTCGGAGCGCTCTTCGCCGATATGGCCGTCCCCGAGGGCGGCACCGTGCCCGCCGGACGGCTGCTCCGGCCCAAGGTGGAGGCCGAGGTCGCCCTCGTGCTCGGCAGCGACCTGCCCCACCGTGACTGCACCCTCGTGGACGTGCTGCGCGCCACCGACTTCGCGCTGCCGGCCCTGGAGATCGTCGACAGCCGGGTGCGGGACTGGGACATCTCCATCGTCGACACGGTCGCGGACAACGCCTCCTGCGGTCTGTTCGTCCTCGGCGGTTCCCCCGTGCCGCTGACCGGGTGCACCCTCCGTTCGGTCCAGATGACCCTGACCCGTAACGGCGAGGTGGTCTCCCAGGGCAGCGGTGCCGACTGCCTCGGCAGCCCGCTCAACGCGGCGGCCTGGCTGGCCTCGTCCCTCGCCGCGATGGGCGACCCGCTGCGGGCCGGCGACGTCGTGCTGACCGGGGCCCTGGGGCCGATGGTCCCCGCCGCCCCGGGCGATGTGTTCGAAACCCGTATCTCGAACCTGGGCTCCGTGCGGGTCGGGTTCGCCTCAGGAGGAGACGACCAGTGAACAGCCAGAGCAACGCCCGTACCAAGGTGGCGATCATCGGGTCGGGCAACATCGGCACCGACCTGATGATCAAGGTGCTGCGGCTCTCCGACAGCCTGGAGATCGCCATGATGGCCGGCATCGACCCCGACTCCGACGGCCTGGCCCGTGCGCGCAGGCTGAAGGTGGCCACCACCCACGAGGGGGTGGACGGCCTGGTGAAGGCCGACGAGTTCACCGACGTGCGGATCGTCTTCGACGCCACCTCCGCCGGCGCCCACCGGCGCCACGACGCGGTACTGCGCCCCCTGGGCCGCACGGTGGTCGACCTGACCCCGGCGGCGCTCGGACCGTACGTGGTGCCGCCGGTCAACGGCGACGCGCATCTGGAAGCACCGAACGTCAACATGGTCACCTGCGGCGGCCAGGCCACCATCCCGGTCGTCGCCGCGGTCAACGCGGTCACCCCCGTCCACTACGGGGAGATCGTGGCCTCCATCTCCTCCCGCTCGGCCGGCCCCGGCACCCGTGCCAACATCGACGAGTTCACCGAGACCACCTCCTCGGCCGTCGAACAGGTCGGCGGCGCGGCCCGCGGCAAGGCGATCATCATCCTCAACCCGGCCGAGCCCCCCATGATCATGCGGGACACCGTCCACTGCCTGGTCTCCGAGTGCGACACCGAGGCGGTCACCGCCTCGGTCGAGGCCATGGTCGGCCGCGTCCAGGCCTACGTCCCGGGCTACCGCCTCAAGCAGAAGGTGCAGTTCGACCGCGTACCGTCCGACGACCCGCTGCGGGGTCTGCTGCCCGAGGCGGCGGCCGGCACCGGCGCGGTGAAGGTCTCGGTCTTCCTCGAAGTCGAGGGCGCCGCCCACTACCTCCCGGCGTACGCCGGGAATCTCGACATCATGACATCGGCCGCGATGCGCACCGCCGAGCGCATCGCCGCACACCGCTCCAGCAAGGGGGCCACCCTGTGACCACGACCGGGACCACCACGACCGCACCGTCCACCGAGCCCCCCGCCGCCCTGTACGTCCAGGACGTGACCCTGCGGGACGGTATGCACGCCGTCCGGCACCGTTACACCGTCGACCAGGCCCGGGCCGTCGCCGCCGCACTGGACGCCGCCGGGGTCGGCGCCGTCGAGATCGCGCACGGCGACGGCCTGGCCGGCTCCAGCATCAACTACGGTGTCGGCGCCCACACCGACTGGGAGTGGATCGAGGCCGTCGCCGACGTCACCCGCAACGCGGTGCCCACCACGCTGCTGCTCCCCGGCATCGGCACCCTGCACGACCTGAAGCAGGCGCACGCCCTCGGCATCCGCTCGGTACGGGTCGCCACCCACTGCACCGAGGCCGACATCTCCGCCCAGCACATCGCCGCGGCCCGGGAACTCGGCATGGACGTGGCGGGCTTCCTGATGATGTCCCACATGGCCGAGCCGGCCGAACTCGCCCGGCAGGCGAAGCTGATGGAGTCGTACGGGGCCCACTGCGTCTACGTCACCGACTCCGGCGGCCGGCTGACCATGGACGGGGTCCGCGACCGCTTCCGCGCCTACCGTGAGGTGCTCGACCCCGCCACCGAACTCGGCATCCACGCCCACCACAACCTCGCCCTCGGGGTCGCCAACACCGTGGTGGCCGTGGAGGGCGGCGCCGTACGCGTCGACGCCTCGCTGGCCGGGCAGGGCGCGGGGGCGGGCAACTGCCCGCTGGAGGCGTTCGTCGCCGTGGCGGACCTGATGGGCTGGAACCACGGCTGCGACCTCTTCCCGCTGATGGACGCCGCCGACGACCTGGTCCGGCCCCTTCAGGACCGGGAGGTCCGGGTCGACCGGGAAACGCTCAGCCTGGGCTACGCGGGCGTGTACTCCAGCTTCCTGCGCCACGCCGAGACCGCCGCCGCCCGGTACGGCCTGGACACCCGCACGATCCTCGTCGAGGTCGGCCGCCGTGGCATGGTCGGCGGCCAGGAAGACATGATCACGGATGTGGCGCTGGACCTGGTCTCCGCCGCGGAAGGCGCCTCCTGACCCCGGACGCGAAAGACCTGGAGACCCGGAGACCTGGGACCAGGGGGCCCGAAGTGACCGACGGGCCCTCTGCGCCCGGTTTGACTAGGGTGATCGGGGACAGACGCAAGGTGAGACGCATACCGGACGTGTGAGGCGCACCGGGCGTGTTCCGAGGAGCTGGAGGCAGACATGGGCAGGATCGTCGTGGGCGTTGACGGCTCGGATCAGTCGATCAAGGCCCTGCGCTGGGCGGTACACCAGGCCGAGCTGACCGGCGACACGGTCGAGGCGGTCAACAGCTGGGAGTACCCCGCGACCAGCTGGGCGTCCATGATGCCGGGCCTGCCGGAGGACTTCGACCCGCAGGCCGTGGCCACCGTGGCGCTGAACGAGGCACTGGAGGAGGCCCTCGGGGCCGAGGGCGCGGCCCGGGTGGAGAAGGTCGTGGTGATCGGCAGCGCCGCCCTGACCCTGGTGGAGCGCTCCAAGGGCGCCAGCCTGCTGGTGGTCGGCGCGCGCGGTTACAGCGGCTTCAAGGCGACCCTGCTCGGCTCGGTCAGCCTCCACGTCACCCAGCACGCCTCCTGCCCGGTCACCGTCGTCCGGGAGTGACCCGCCGTACGGCGACGACCCGGCGGGCCCCCACGCACACCAGAGGCGTGGGGGCCCGCCGCCGTCGTCCCACCGTGCGGGATCAACGTCAGGCGGTCTCGCTGTCACGCGCTCACAGGGCCACGACGTCGGCCACCACACAGGAGACGTTGTCGGGGCCCCCGGCGTCACCGGCCAGCGCGACGAGGTCGCGCACGGCGGTGTCCGGACCGTCCGCGGCGACGACCGCACGGGCCAGCGCGGCCTCGTCCACCACCGCCGACAGGCCGTCCGAGCAGAGCAGATAGCGATCGCCGGGCAGCGTGTCGTGCAGCCGTACCTCCGGGCGCGACCCGGGCTTCCCGTCGTCGCCGGCGAGCGCCTTGAGCAGCAGCGCCCGCTGCGGGTGCGAGGCCGCCTCCTCCTCGGTCAGCGAGCCGTCGTCCACCATCGACCGCACCAGGGTGTCGTCGTGGGTGATCCGCAGCAGTTCCCCGCCCCGCAGCACGTACGCCCGTGAGTCCCCGATGTGGACCAGCCCGAGCCGGGACCCGGTCCACACCAGCGCGGTCAGCGTGGTGCCGGACTCCGCCGGGGACTCACCGGCCGCCACCGCCTCGCATACCGCCGCCGCCGCGTCGTCGGCCGCGTCCTGGAGGACTCCCAGCAGGTCGTCCGCGTCCACCGCGCCGCGCGCCGCCGGCTTCAGCGCGTCGACCGCCGCGGCGCTCGCCCGCGCACCGCCCGCCCCGAAGCCGTCGGCCACGGCCAGCAGCCGCGCCCCCGCGTACGCCGTGTCCTGCTGGACCGGGCGCACCGACCCAGGATGGGCCAGGGCCGCGTACCGGATCCCGAGCGTGGCCGGTCCCCGGCCGGTCCCGTCGTCGTTCGTCGTCACGGCGTTCTCCTTCGCTGACAGATGGTCGACGAGGAAGGCGGCGAGCCGCCGCCGGGCCGCGGTCTCGGCCTCCACCCTCGCCCAGTGGGCGCGGATCTCGGCGGCGGCCGCGGCGTCGTCCAGCGCGGTCACCTCCGCGATCCGGGCGAGCGGCATCCCGATGCGGCGCAGCCAGGACACGAGCCGTGCCGTCCCGGCCTGCTTCCGGTCGTAGTACCGGTAGCCGTTCACCGGATCGACCAGGGCGGGCCGCAGCAGTCCCAGCTCGTCGTAGCGCCGCAGGGCCTTCGCCGAGAGCCGGGACAGCCGGGCGAACTCCCCGATCGTCACCAGCTCCGCGTCCCGGGCCGCCCGCTTCCGGCCGTCGCTGTCCA from Streptomyces sp. NBC_01754 includes:
- a CDS encoding Rieske 2Fe-2S domain-containing protein encodes the protein MSAPTDPTEATPRKAPRARGAAARPKTPVEPGPPVQDGSDWSAWPVYNAAELGFRDYWYPTVWAHQVRDKPVPITLAGERVVLIRDGDKVRGMHDRCPHRGVPLSLGRKEFPGTISCAYHGWTFGLETGELKAVITDGPDSPICGKISVATYPVEERLGMLWVYIGDVPAGEQPPPVERDIPAELTENTLVLGGRTGVRRGNWRFGTENGFDEGHAKYLHNTALWRLFKVMPTWNKTRIVEKDGWLVRVQDELHYDAEFPGVGTFTNKRWWKRVPLPDHPDKNGDANPVISAMDIPGFVSVRMPGLLRVAYPKFIHYEWYVPVDAEHVRYVQLMVRFETGATALAFKAKYLAAFRWLFHGQFTRQDAWMVDVTDAPPERLYRPDLSINAWRRHVEQVAPVVQPTERRVGH
- a CDS encoding alpha/beta fold hydrolase, whose product is MSVTEPVTGPAHGWAGAADGPVTVVLHGGGPGCHSTSDFATVMALRPGRRWLWVDLPGHGGSAAGAPTPSAPVTAAARALAGLLERVGPERVDVLAQSLGGTVALRLAADRPERIGRIVLVGSQPTPAPGGAGPLRTDPGLAARVRAEYYGGDGPSPAKTRALLAELEWYDATRIPESLVRARFRAATTGDALATAFAPAAREDLGQVLGAVTAPTLVLWGRHDPFAGPDYAAALADALPHGDLAVLGRTAHHPQAERPATVAALADAFLTDRS
- a CDS encoding M20/M25/M40 family metallo-hydrolase; this encodes MSPLDRRRRDWVASAWQLIEPARLTELVVGMVDIPSPTGEEAELAAWLTTTLDQAGLDATYQPIDDRQANAVARLRGDGTGEDLLLYAPIDTLTVGDADEDVPWVGPALRADMRPHAQVHGDHVVGLGAGNPKGHGAAVIAAAEAIARAGIPLRGDLVVGLGAGGMPTNGRLTRGLTRRNAGQGAGCSFLLEQGWWADHALIAKPGWAVAWEEVGLCWFEVRVRGTYTYVGSRHRMPYRNAVDQAATVIGALERWFPEYTARHTDGLVAPQGIVSSVEGGWPRMAAVTPALCRIMVDLRTSPRSTPADVRREFAAAVDAITAAHPEIELDWDMVLAVPGTETPQDAPVVAAAKDAWEEIAGRPHEPITANSGATDANILRSRGLPTARIGMDRIGPDAPLPLDFPSGMNVVDIREAVRLTRAIVHTAVALCTGQRSDT
- a CDS encoding catechol 1,2-dioxygenase; this encodes MSRLVLGVGASHSTLMNTHWAEVDHLPAAHRFRDGLAEAREALAAARPDAVVVIGSNHFRGMFLDLMPAFTVGVGEVNGAGEANTPGGPLPVDTDLARRLVDGLVEDEFDPAFSLRLTVDHGITHSLQHLLPALDVPVVPVVINMFAPPLPSMRRCHRLGTSLRAAVEGDGLDKRVAVIASGGLSHRLPWPKWFAALSDDDRFLVEAWLNGRTSWSEYEVRRRQIIRAAAPDINEEFDERFLHLLATGDLAPVLDMTDEQIDRQAGNGAQELRAWIAMAGALASPEGPATGRTLAYGAVPDWLTGMGVSLLTPTSKETSS
- a CDS encoding alpha/beta fold hydrolase produces the protein MTIWTELAGTGFELSYAPVNGARTRVLRAGAGEPLVMLHGTSGHLEAFVRNIPTLAEHFEVHALDMLGHGYTDNPGGDLRIPRYVRHVLDYLDSRGIQRAHFIGESLGGWVSGRLAADHPERVGRMVLVAPGGTVADPEVMDRIRTSTKAAVTNDDRELTRRRLELLMHDPVNVSEELVDVRHAIYHRPEFVAGIDELLCLQKMENRVEDLLSPEQMARVAAPTQIVWGAQNPFGDVPEAHRMKESIPGSALEIFPECGHWPQHEHADRFNKLALEFLA
- a CDS encoding LLM class flavin-dependent oxidoreductase; this translates as MRIGLRVPPCAPVGRIAETAREAERAGFDEVWFPDSQLLWRDVFAVLTAAAAATSRITLGTAVTNLVTRHPAVVASAARTVAEAAPGRFLLGVGVGDSSVAPIGLRPSTGAELRDRLGVVRDLLAGRAVDFDGVTSRLRDPVDVPVYLAASGPRNLRLAGELADGAILLSGVSPAPLAAATAKVQEGAAAAGRARVPMTVSAFCRVTDDVERAARELKPVCARIAQNGGAGFLALAGVRVDVPERLPGVYPDLVHAEDWAAAVKVCDPYVSDEAATAFAREFCLYGTPSEIVERLAGVGEAGADAVFLQHVGSYDLPHALLADVAGRVMPLMPRTDGGR
- a CDS encoding MmgE/PrpD family protein; the encoded protein is MTVLTEIAARSRDAGAGADPAALATAGRHVLDTMACVLSGTTHPLAARWLPLLPAGPPDGPAAVGTSMPRGFTTAVEIEATLAHLDEFDPLHGPSAVAPGAVVVPAALLVGADLHASGEQVARAVVAGYEAVVEAALRFGGPALYAAGWWPTALFGALGSAAATASLLGLDAPATGTALALAASTLGGLLSSDHLGDAHYLLCGRAAAHGTWSARAAHAGLTASTSLLDGPATAALGRPPAPPSPAGEPHIGATALKTWPCARPLHTALAALEDLAADGVRPAPGDTVEIALPSAALHFVTDRPEPADPTEAAASAAVAVAGAVAGRARDPLWYREAGSGGFTLPDITVRLRADPGLDALFPARWGAEVTVRSDGVAARRRRLVAPGDPDLPLTDEELIAKATALIALPGAAPVIPRLLRLADEPDLAPVRAALRGVPPVPAGVPPVPAGVPPVHDRPPPPG